A section of the Methanofollis sp. UBA420 genome encodes:
- a CDS encoding acetate--CoA ligase family protein → MAKRMLSEAEGYELLQKYGVPTPRFKIVTSPEEASKAASACGYPVVMKIISPQIVHKSDAGGVVVGISCADEAKKAFTKIVESAKEYNPDAEIKGVIVEEMAKPGLELILGGKTDPAFGKVITFGMGGTLVELMKDVTLRIIPVQECEIRSMVHEIKAYPLISGYRGMKPKDEETLVTIISGVARFFEENPQVVEFDINPLRLYESGACAVDARVIIDDEYRPPVRKERTHVPPEYFTPRSVAVIGASSDPTKMGFAVLHNLLHFPGQIYPVNNKRTEVQGLKSYPTVTSIPNPVDLAVITVPAVQVPKVMQECGEKGIPLVVVITAGFKETGAEGKVLEDRMLEIARSYNIRIIGPNCLGMIVPPRGLDTTYVHESPNPGSIAFVSQSGAIINTVVDWSLKQDIGFSAVFSVGNQADLDFLDYLTFVGQDKSTRAIILYIEQLTDGREFMEIVREVAKKKPVVAIKSGSSQKGQKAASSHTGSLSGSYEVYMEAFREAGVIPVRALRGAFEVAELCASPSGYPKGRRAIVITNAGGFAVLSSDYAEMYGVDLIDLPPEILEELNQILPDYWSHANPLDLLGDASEKRFEQVFDILARHSDLWDIAFVVGFPNLVLDSADFAKQIITFTEKTNNLVVGTLLGGECMDAGKKILKEHNVPNFDELEQTFKVVGRVVWQRCRARSIGLP, encoded by the coding sequence ATGGCAAAAAGAATGCTCAGCGAGGCAGAGGGGTACGAACTCCTCCAGAAGTACGGCGTTCCGACCCCCCGCTTCAAGATTGTAACCAGTCCTGAAGAGGCCTCAAAAGCGGCGTCGGCCTGTGGATATCCGGTCGTCATGAAGATCATCTCCCCCCAGATCGTGCACAAGAGCGATGCGGGCGGCGTGGTTGTGGGGATCTCGTGTGCAGACGAAGCAAAGAAGGCCTTTACGAAGATCGTCGAGTCGGCGAAAGAATATAACCCTGACGCCGAGATCAAGGGTGTCATCGTCGAAGAGATGGCAAAGCCTGGCCTCGAACTGATCCTCGGCGGCAAGACCGACCCGGCCTTCGGCAAGGTGATCACCTTCGGCATGGGCGGGACTCTCGTCGAACTCATGAAGGACGTCACCCTCCGCATCATCCCTGTTCAGGAGTGTGAGATCAGGTCGATGGTCCATGAGATCAAGGCCTATCCCCTCATCAGTGGGTACCGCGGCATGAAACCGAAGGACGAGGAGACCCTGGTGACGATCATCAGCGGCGTCGCACGGTTCTTCGAGGAGAACCCGCAGGTAGTGGAGTTCGACATCAACCCCCTGAGACTCTACGAGTCAGGCGCCTGCGCCGTGGACGCCCGGGTCATCATCGATGACGAGTACCGCCCGCCGGTGAGGAAGGAACGCACGCACGTCCCGCCCGAATACTTCACTCCCCGCTCGGTTGCGGTCATCGGCGCCTCCTCTGACCCGACGAAGATGGGCTTTGCCGTCCTCCACAATCTCCTCCACTTCCCCGGTCAGATCTATCCGGTGAACAACAAACGCACCGAGGTGCAGGGTCTCAAGTCCTACCCGACAGTGACCTCGATCCCGAACCCGGTTGATCTTGCCGTGATCACCGTCCCGGCCGTGCAGGTGCCGAAGGTGATGCAGGAGTGCGGCGAGAAGGGTATCCCCCTCGTCGTGGTCATCACTGCCGGTTTCAAGGAGACCGGCGCGGAGGGCAAGGTGCTCGAAGACCGGATGCTCGAAATTGCACGTTCGTACAATATCAGGATCATCGGACCGAACTGCCTCGGCATGATCGTCCCACCGCGTGGCCTGGACACAACCTATGTGCACGAGTCGCCGAATCCGGGTTCAATCGCCTTCGTCTCGCAGTCCGGCGCCATCATCAACACCGTCGTGGACTGGAGCCTCAAGCAGGACATAGGTTTTTCGGCTGTCTTCTCGGTGGGCAACCAGGCCGACCTCGACTTCCTCGACTACCTGACCTTTGTCGGGCAGGACAAGAGCACCCGTGCGATCATCCTCTATATCGAGCAGCTCACCGACGGGAGAGAGTTCATGGAGATCGTGCGCGAGGTAGCGAAGAAGAAGCCGGTCGTCGCGATCAAGTCGGGCTCCTCGCAGAAGGGGCAGAAGGCGGCGTCTTCCCACACCGGTTCGCTCTCGGGCTCGTATGAAGTGTACATGGAGGCCTTCAGAGAGGCCGGTGTCATCCCGGTCAGGGCGCTGCGGGGTGCCTTCGAAGTTGCCGAACTCTGTGCCTCTCCGAGCGGCTACCCTAAGGGACGGCGGGCGATCGTCATCACCAATGCCGGCGGTTTTGCCGTCCTCTCCTCGGACTATGCCGAGATGTACGGCGTCGACCTCATCGACCTGCCGCCCGAGATCCTTGAAGAACTCAACCAGATCCTCCCGGACTACTGGAGCCACGCGAACCCCCTCGACCTCCTCGGCGACGCCTCGGAGAAGCGTTTCGAGCAGGTTTTCGACATCCTTGCGCGGCACTCCGACCTCTGGGACATCGCCTTCGTCGTCGGTTTCCCGAACCTGGTCCTGGACTCGGCCGACTTCGCGAAGCAGATTATCACCTTCACCGAAAAGACAAACAACCTCGTCGTCGGCACCCTCCTTGGCGGCGAGTGCATGGACGCGGGCAAGAAGATCCTGAAGGAACACAACGTCCCGAACTTCGACGAACTTGAGCAGACCTTCAAGGTCGTCGGCCGCGTCGTCTGGCAGCGCTGCCGGGCACGGTCGATCGGTCTGCCGTAA
- a CDS encoding DUF2121 domain-containing protein has product MMPEGSAPVGGVGGMSLVIAFVGSKGAVIAGDMREIFFWDDETAVQALEKELYGGGLVTDNDLYRRAEALGVGVVVRDGREKVREQDGVLVGEVRDTVGRTVRARRLYATAGRYALAEFEGSCGRLTGKGTGSTFVVLGNRIAQDIALASIREGWKDGGTEDAVRVIILAMKKAAAATASVSNRFVLIRTEAGADLDTLLARDLGEGEVAMKNTSGIFRKNA; this is encoded by the coding sequence ATGATGCCTGAAGGATCAGCACCTGTCGGCGGGGTTGGCGGGATGAGTCTTGTGATTGCTTTTGTCGGGTCGAAAGGCGCCGTGATAGCAGGCGACATGCGGGAGATCTTTTTCTGGGACGACGAGACCGCCGTCCAGGCCCTGGAAAAGGAACTGTACGGCGGCGGCCTCGTAACCGACAACGACCTTTACAGGCGGGCCGAGGCTCTCGGCGTGGGCGTCGTCGTCAGGGACGGTCGGGAGAAGGTGAGAGAGCAGGACGGTGTCCTTGTCGGCGAGGTGAGAGATACAGTGGGCAGGACAGTCAGGGCACGGAGGCTCTATGCCACGGCAGGGCGATACGCCCTCGCCGAGTTCGAAGGATCGTGCGGCAGACTGACCGGGAAAGGTACGGGCAGCACCTTTGTCGTCCTCGGGAACAGGATCGCACAGGATATTGCCCTCGCCTCCATCAGGGAGGGGTGGAAGGACGGCGGTACGGAGGACGCGGTCAGGGTGATTATCCTCGCGATGAAGAAGGCGGCGGCGGCAACTGCATCGGTGAGCAATCGATTTGTCCTGATCAGGACGGAGGCCGGGGCTGATCTCGATACTCTCCTTGCCCGGGACCTCGGAGAAGGAGAGGTCGCCATGAAAAACACCTCCGGTATTTTTCGTAAAAATGCCTGA
- a CDS encoding PAS domain S-box protein: MYSVLYVDDEPALLDIGRLFLEQSGHLSVDTALSAADAITRMQAGKYDGVIADYQMPGMDGIELLKHIRAHFGELPFILFTGRGREEVVIEALNSGADFYLQKGGDPVSQFAELEHKIKLAIERKQTRDELAESRRRMADVINFLPDATFAIDLEGTVIAWNRAMEEMTGVRSEEILGKGDFEYGIPFYGERRPILIDLVLKEDEEIEKKYPHVVQSGTRLVSEFFIPHLYDGRGAYLWFIASPLYDTKGNVTGAIESIRDVTERKKAEGETETAHQKLLDIIDFLPDATFVIDRGGRVIAWNRAIEEMTGAQKEEMLGKGDHAYAVPFYGKAMPVLIDLVMTPDAEPEAEYEMFRREGDTVVAEMSISSLNTGRRASLWGKASPLYDSRGEIIGAIESLRDITGYRQAESARLHAIAQGSPIPQFAIDRNHRVVYWNGALEAYSGIKTGDIVGTNEHWRAFYPRERPCLADLLIDGSGDESLIARWYKGKYAPSGLVRGAYEATDFFPTLGKDGTWLYFTAALIRDEEGDVIGAVETLEDITDRKQAEEQIRIFQRFAEASGQGFGMATREGTITYVNPTICRMLGKAKPVEIQGTSVFRYYPPAISERLEKEIIPAVLEEGQWMGELILVNAQGDHIPTIENFFVIPDDFGRPLYLADVITDISRLKKVEEALKASEDRYRTLFENSGSPLIIVEEDTTISLVNREFEKISGCTKEDVEGRMSWTDFVADPAELEWMMEYHHLRWTASESTPRVFGCHFRDRHGNVRNVLVTVAMMPGVRQTIVAIVDITERKKAEEARHLADLIHSMPDAIFAVDREGKVIAWNRAIEEMTGVAAAKIIGKGEYAYAVPFYGDRRPFLLDLVSASPEEMERWGYRRVTRRDGFLIAESTEARPQGREMILQAFAAPLYDDSGEIVGAIEGIHDITDFRHAEQALQESEVKYRSLFEYAYDAIFLMHDGLITDCNPRALEMFGCTRDEFVGSSLSVFSPPVQPDGSDSEEKVAGKIRGALSGEAQFFECSCRTRERRPFYAEVSLNRIQLGEDIFVQAIVRDITARRDAEEALKKKTYDLNERVKELKCLYTISKILGKSETGFDAQMQKVVDVIPDAWQYPDVTAARITLDGRVYQTASFRKTRWMRCQKVLVNSREAGTIEVGYLEERPERDEGPFLKEERSLITSIAQRIGGYIERKQAEEALSASETELRAVLSGMTDIVVVLDAEGRCLKVAPTNPPPFLRPAGEVCGKTLDQVFPSMQAEAVPGAILQALETGEPVAIEYGMRVRNREVWFAAVISPMTEDSVVLVARDITERKQAETAVQTANKKLNLLSSITRHDILNQITVLRGYIELARMETTDPTLLNYVAREETATWAIQRQIEFTRDYQNIGVTSPQWQDVHRVIARAVRGLDLGGVEFSIEFDEVEVYADPLLEKVFFNLVDNALRYGEKLTKIRFSGREGEEGFTLVCEDDGVGIPAKVKEAIFRREYYKNTGLGLYLSREILAITGLTITETGEHGRGARFEVFAPRGVYRSLTKKERLVPPTG; this comes from the coding sequence ATGTATTCTGTTCTCTACGTTGACGACGAACCGGCGCTCCTTGATATTGGTAGACTCTTCCTTGAGCAGTCGGGACATCTCTCCGTCGACACCGCACTCTCGGCAGCGGATGCGATCACACGGATGCAGGCCGGTAAATATGACGGTGTCATTGCTGACTATCAGATGCCGGGAATGGACGGCATTGAACTCCTCAAACATATACGCGCCCATTTCGGCGAACTCCCTTTCATCCTCTTCACCGGCAGGGGCAGGGAAGAGGTGGTGATCGAGGCCCTGAACAGCGGGGCAGATTTTTATCTCCAGAAAGGGGGGGATCCGGTCTCCCAGTTCGCCGAATTGGAGCACAAGATCAAACTGGCCATCGAGCGGAAACAGACGCGGGACGAACTCGCCGAGTCCAGACGGCGGATGGCCGACGTGATCAATTTCCTCCCGGATGCCACCTTCGCCATCGACCTCGAAGGGACGGTGATCGCCTGGAACAGGGCGATGGAGGAGATGACCGGCGTACGGAGTGAAGAGATCCTTGGGAAGGGAGACTTCGAGTACGGCATCCCCTTTTACGGGGAGAGACGGCCCATCCTGATCGACCTTGTCCTGAAGGAAGACGAGGAGATCGAGAAGAAATATCCCCATGTCGTACAGAGTGGCACCAGACTTGTCTCTGAATTTTTCATCCCCCATCTCTATGACGGGAGAGGGGCCTATCTCTGGTTCATTGCGTCCCCGCTGTACGATACAAAGGGGAACGTCACAGGTGCGATCGAGTCTATCAGGGATGTCACCGAGCGGAAAAAAGCGGAAGGGGAAACAGAGACGGCACACCAGAAACTCCTCGATATCATCGACTTTCTCCCTGACGCCACCTTTGTCATCGACCGCGGCGGCAGGGTCATCGCATGGAACCGCGCCATCGAAGAGATGACCGGGGCACAGAAGGAGGAGATGCTCGGGAAAGGGGACCACGCATATGCCGTCCCTTTCTACGGGAAAGCGATGCCAGTCCTGATCGACCTGGTCATGACACCGGACGCCGAACCGGAGGCGGAGTACGAGATGTTCAGGCGCGAAGGCGACACGGTTGTTGCCGAGATGTCCATCTCATCTCTTAACACGGGACGCAGGGCATCTCTGTGGGGGAAGGCCTCCCCCCTCTATGACAGTCGGGGAGAGATCATCGGGGCGATCGAGTCACTCAGGGACATTACCGGATACAGACAGGCAGAGTCCGCCCGCCTCCATGCGATCGCACAGGGATCCCCGATCCCCCAGTTCGCGATCGACAGAAACCACCGCGTCGTGTACTGGAACGGGGCGCTGGAAGCGTACAGCGGTATCAAGACCGGAGATATTGTCGGCACGAACGAGCACTGGAGGGCATTTTACCCGAGAGAACGGCCGTGCCTCGCGGACCTGCTTATCGACGGCTCGGGGGACGAGAGCCTGATCGCTCGCTGGTATAAGGGGAAGTACGCACCGTCAGGTCTGGTCAGAGGCGCCTACGAGGCGACCGACTTCTTCCCCACCCTGGGCAAGGACGGGACATGGCTGTACTTCACCGCGGCCCTGATCCGGGATGAAGAGGGGGACGTGATCGGTGCGGTGGAGACTCTCGAAGACATCACCGATCGGAAACAGGCAGAAGAACAGATCCGGATATTCCAGCGTTTTGCCGAAGCGTCAGGGCAGGGTTTCGGGATGGCGACGCGGGAAGGCACCATCACCTATGTCAATCCCACGATCTGCCGGATGCTTGGAAAGGCGAAACCGGTGGAGATCCAGGGCACGTCGGTCTTCAGGTATTATCCCCCGGCGATCTCGGAGAGGCTGGAAAAAGAGATCATCCCCGCCGTTCTCGAAGAGGGGCAGTGGATGGGCGAACTCATCCTCGTCAACGCGCAGGGAGACCATATCCCGACTATTGAAAACTTCTTTGTGATACCCGATGATTTCGGAAGGCCTCTCTATCTTGCCGACGTCATCACGGACATCTCCAGGCTCAAGAAGGTCGAGGAAGCACTGAAGGCATCGGAGGACAGGTACCGGACACTTTTCGAGAACAGCGGGAGCCCCCTGATCATCGTCGAGGAGGACACCACGATCTCCCTCGTCAACAGGGAGTTCGAGAAGATCAGCGGCTGTACGAAGGAAGACGTGGAAGGCAGGATGAGCTGGACGGACTTTGTCGCGGACCCGGCAGAGTTGGAGTGGATGATGGAGTATCACCATCTGCGCTGGACTGCGTCTGAGTCCACTCCCCGGGTCTTCGGGTGTCATTTCAGGGACAGGCATGGGAATGTCAGGAACGTCCTCGTCACCGTTGCGATGATGCCGGGGGTACGCCAGACCATTGTGGCTATCGTGGATATTACCGAGCGGAAAAAGGCCGAGGAGGCACGTCATCTTGCCGACCTGATCCATTCCATGCCGGATGCGATCTTCGCCGTCGACCGTGAAGGGAAGGTGATTGCCTGGAACAGGGCGATCGAGGAGATGACAGGCGTTGCGGCCGCCAAGATCATCGGGAAGGGGGAGTATGCATATGCTGTCCCGTTCTACGGGGACAGGAGGCCCTTCCTCCTCGACCTCGTCTCTGCTTCCCCGGAGGAGATGGAGAGGTGGGGGTATAGGCGAGTCACGCGACGCGACGGTTTCCTCATTGCTGAGAGCACCGAGGCACGGCCACAGGGACGGGAGATGATCCTGCAGGCATTTGCCGCCCCCCTGTACGACGATTCGGGGGAAATTGTCGGTGCAATCGAGGGGATCCACGACATCACGGATTTCAGGCATGCGGAACAGGCACTGCAGGAGAGCGAGGTCAAGTACAGGTCGCTCTTCGAATATGCCTATGACGCGATCTTTCTCATGCATGACGGCCTGATCACCGACTGCAACCCACGGGCCTTGGAGATGTTCGGGTGTACGCGGGACGAGTTTGTCGGCAGCAGCCTCTCTGTTTTTTCACCGCCGGTTCAGCCAGACGGCTCCGACTCGGAGGAGAAGGTCGCCGGGAAGATCAGGGGGGCGCTCTCCGGGGAGGCGCAGTTCTTTGAGTGCAGCTGCCGCACCCGCGAGAGGCGGCCGTTTTACGCGGAGGTGAGCCTGAACAGGATCCAGCTGGGAGAGGATATATTCGTGCAGGCGATCGTCCGCGACATAACCGCACGCAGGGACGCCGAAGAGGCGCTGAAGAAAAAGACGTACGACCTGAACGAACGGGTCAAAGAACTGAAATGCCTGTACACGATCTCGAAGATCCTGGGCAAATCCGAGACAGGGTTCGATGCACAGATGCAGAAGGTCGTGGACGTCATACCCGACGCATGGCAATATCCGGATGTGACGGCCGCCAGGATCACCCTGGACGGGAGGGTGTACCAGACCGCCAGCTTCAGAAAAACCCGGTGGATGCGGTGCCAGAAAGTTCTTGTCAACAGCAGAGAGGCGGGGACAATAGAGGTCGGGTACCTGGAAGAACGGCCTGAGCGTGACGAGGGGCCGTTTTTAAAAGAAGAGCGGAGCCTTATCACCAGTATCGCCCAGCGGATAGGGGGGTACATCGAGCGCAAGCAGGCTGAGGAGGCGCTCAGCGCTTCGGAAACTGAGTTAAGAGCGGTGTTGTCGGGCATGACCGACATCGTCGTCGTCCTCGATGCGGAGGGGCGCTGTCTGAAGGTCGCACCGACGAACCCGCCCCCTTTCCTCAGGCCGGCCGGCGAGGTGTGCGGAAAGACGCTTGACCAGGTGTTCCCATCCATGCAGGCAGAAGCGGTCCCCGGCGCTATCCTGCAGGCGCTGGAGACAGGGGAGCCGGTTGCGATCGAGTATGGTATGCGGGTCAGGAACCGGGAGGTCTGGTTTGCCGCCGTCATCTCCCCGATGACGGAAGACTCGGTGGTCCTCGTGGCGCGGGACATCACAGAGCGCAAGCAGGCGGAGACGGCGGTCCAGACGGCGAACAAAAAGCTCAACCTACTCTCCAGCATCACGCGGCACGACATCCTCAACCAGATCACGGTGCTGCGGGGGTACATCGAACTCGCCAGGATGGAGACGACAGACCCGACGCTGCTCAACTATGTCGCCAGGGAGGAGACGGCCACCTGGGCGATACAGCGCCAGATCGAGTTCACCCGCGATTACCAGAATATCGGCGTCACCTCGCCGCAATGGCAGGACGTGCACCGGGTCATCGCCCGCGCCGTCCGCGGCCTCGACCTCGGCGGGGTCGAGTTCTCGATCGAGTTCGACGAGGTCGAGGTCTATGCCGATCCCCTTCTCGAAAAGGTCTTTTTCAACCTGGTGGACAACGCCCTCAGGTACGGTGAAAAACTCACAAAGATCCGGTTCTCCGGTCGTGAGGGGGAGGAGGGGTTCACCCTCGTCTGCGAGGACGACGGCGTCGGCATCCCCGCAAAGGTGAAGGAGGCGATTTTCCGGCGGGAGTACTACAAGAACACGGGCCTTGGCCTCTACCTCTCCCGGGAGATCCTGGCCATCACCGGCCTCACGATCACGGAGACCGGCGAGCACGGGAGGGGAGCACGCTTCGAGGTCTTCGCGCCGCGCGGGGTGTACCGCTCTCTCACAAAGAAAGAGAGGCTGGTGCCGCCGACGGGGTAA
- a CDS encoding transcription factor S, which yields MLFCPKCNTMMISSGGQMKCRRCGYIQAIESEAGMKITTTRVEKEITIVDEEEKVKTLPTVQVRCPKCENNLAFWWLRQLRSADESEVRFFRCTECGHTWREYD from the coding sequence ATGTTATTCTGTCCAAAGTGCAACACCATGATGATCTCGTCCGGGGGGCAGATGAAGTGCCGCAGGTGCGGCTATATCCAGGCCATCGAGAGTGAGGCCGGGATGAAGATCACGACCACCCGCGTGGAGAAAGAGATCACGATCGTGGACGAGGAGGAGAAGGTGAAGACTCTCCCGACGGTTCAGGTCAGGTGCCCGAAGTGTGAGAACAACCTCGCCTTCTGGTGGCTGCGCCAGCTCCGCTCTGCCGATGAGAGCGAGGTGCGTTTCTTCCGTTGCACCGAGTGCGGACACACCTGGCGTGAATACGATTAA
- a CDS encoding CDP-alcohol phosphatidyltransferase family protein → MNITALRPRLISKLEPIADFFVRAGISPNQISYLSLLAGICCAVAFAERLFLLGALLLLVSAILDLVDGTVARKKHCQTKFGAVIDWVFDKYVDALALLGIGLSGVAVVSGYFPLPPAADFAVVAVAIFGSMMNTFIKPVVYAEVGFTERVDGKIHDPLEGVGFFGRPETLIALIVGAVAGFPGLAVILIAVCTNLSAIQRIAYLSRSLP, encoded by the coding sequence ATGAATATAACGGCGCTGAGGCCGCGTCTCATATCAAAACTCGAGCCGATCGCTGATTTTTTTGTCAGGGCCGGCATCAGTCCCAATCAGATCTCGTATCTCTCTCTTCTTGCCGGGATCTGCTGTGCGGTCGCCTTTGCCGAGCGCCTGTTTCTTCTAGGCGCCCTCCTCCTCCTTGTCTCGGCCATCCTTGACCTGGTGGACGGCACCGTGGCGCGGAAGAAGCACTGCCAGACGAAGTTCGGGGCGGTCATCGACTGGGTCTTTGACAAATATGTCGACGCCCTTGCTCTCCTCGGCATCGGGCTTTCCGGTGTGGCGGTCGTCTCCGGGTACTTCCCTCTCCCGCCTGCCGCGGACTTCGCCGTCGTCGCCGTCGCCATCTTCGGTTCGATGATGAACACCTTCATCAAGCCGGTGGTCTATGCCGAGGTCGGGTTTACGGAGAGGGTGGACGGGAAGATCCACGACCCCCTTGAGGGCGTCGGTTTCTTCGGCCGTCCCGAGACCCTGATCGCTCTTATCGTCGGCGCTGTTGCGGGTTTCCCCGGGCTTGCAGTGATCCTCATTGCGGTCTGCACGAACCTCTCGGCGATCCAGAGGATCGCCTACCTCTCAAGGTCGCTCCCCTGA
- the artA gene encoding archaeosortase A — protein sequence MDEYLLFAAFALFVLFLIPGRHRPYAGIGGWLSMSLYLFAEVPYFLSINNFLYPTLALLSLPFLYVTAKRLLAGDDHIGHLTRAAAVAVLLYLPFAYTPLGPWLIQIVIDQIGWCLSALGIAYTMPEWDMFARNGLKVQIILGCTGIQSIAIMLGVAAAVPTDLRQKAIAALLIVPTIYLLNIGRNVFVILAYTGQWFPYLPEIASNGEYGYESFFWAHNVLCELGALVALIVIAYALFIIMPGLAAMADGLYQAFRDDLTGAISRPQGSDLER from the coding sequence ATGGACGAATACCTTCTCTTTGCAGCGTTCGCCTTATTTGTTCTCTTCCTCATACCCGGACGCCACCGGCCGTATGCAGGCATCGGCGGCTGGCTCTCAATGTCCCTCTACCTCTTCGCGGAGGTTCCCTATTTCCTCTCCATCAACAACTTCCTCTACCCGACACTCGCCCTCCTCTCTCTCCCCTTCCTGTACGTGACTGCGAAAAGGCTGCTCGCCGGGGACGACCATATCGGCCACCTCACCCGCGCCGCGGCCGTCGCCGTTCTCCTGTACCTCCCCTTCGCCTACACGCCCCTCGGTCCCTGGTTGATCCAGATTGTCATCGACCAGATCGGATGGTGCCTCTCCGCTCTTGGCATTGCATATACCATGCCTGAATGGGACATGTTTGCCAGGAACGGCCTGAAGGTTCAGATCATCCTCGGGTGCACCGGCATCCAGAGCATCGCTATCATGCTCGGCGTCGCCGCCGCCGTCCCGACCGACCTGCGGCAGAAAGCCATCGCCGCCCTTCTCATCGTCCCGACGATCTATCTCCTCAACATCGGGAGAAACGTCTTCGTGATCCTCGCGTATACAGGGCAGTGGTTCCCGTACCTCCCCGAGATCGCAAGCAACGGAGAATACGGCTACGAGAGTTTCTTCTGGGCCCACAACGTCCTCTGCGAACTCGGGGCGCTGGTGGCCCTGATCGTCATCGCGTACGCCCTCTTCATCATCATGCCCGGCCTTGCGGCGATGGCAGACGGCCTGTATCAGGCCTTCCGCGACGACCTCACCGGCGCGATCTCCCGGCCTCAGGGGAGCGACCTTGAGAGGTAG
- a CDS encoding RNA recognition motif domain-containing protein: protein MESSRLYVGNLTYSVTEEDLKDLFSSYGDVKSVKIIGDKGFGFVEMSTKEEAEKARDATNGTEFVGRTLRVEEAQPPRPRREYPRY from the coding sequence ATGGAAAGCAGCAGGTTGTATGTCGGAAACCTGACATATTCGGTAACCGAAGAAGATTTGAAAGACCTCTTCTCCAGCTACGGAGATGTAAAAAGCGTTAAAATTATCGGGGACAAGGGGTTCGGGTTCGTCGAGATGAGTACGAAGGAGGAGGCCGAGAAGGCAAGAGACGCCACGAATGGAACCGAATTCGTCGGACGCACATTACGGGTGGAAGAAGCACAACCGCCACGCCCCAGAAGGGAATACCCGAGATACTAG